The DNA region GATGCACCTGAAGTCTAAGCACACACTCTTCCAGTGCATCAGCCTCCCTGATCAGGATGAAAAGGGGAATGACAAGGAACACGAGGAAGGAGACACGTCGAGGGGCCAGGGATATCAAGATCCCAAGAGCgtcatcaatgtcatcttcggcggCGACGACAGCTTCCCAACCTAGCGCACGTAGAAGCTTACTCTACGTGAAATCTTATCTGTCAAGCTAGCCATACAGCAGCCCTTGAGATATAGCAAGGTCCCAATTTCTTTCCCTCGAGAGGATCAGTGAACCAGTTTCTCTGAGCCGGGAAAATTCTTGCTTGTTCTGGATCCTATAGTGGCCAGTTCATAgctcacccgagtactcatcaatGCTGAGAGCGGCCCCAACCTGTTCTTCacgagtactttgaagaagatggggctggaCAACTCCAAGATGTTCACCCCAAGTAAGGCTCCATTCTACAGCATCATTCCAGGAAATGCGGCTACACCGATTGGTTCAGTACCACTACCAGTTACCTTTGGGACAAAGGGAAACTACCGTatggagtacatcaagttcgaggtggcgaaCTTCGAGTCCTCATACCACACCATACTCGGCAGACCTGctctggccaaattcatggccataCCCCATTATGTCTacctgcttctcaagatgccggGCAAGATAGGGGTCCTCACCTTCcgcggtgacttgaagaagtcgtacgattgTGATCAAGAGGCAATCGAGTATGCCTCGATTACACGCGTGCCAGAAGCTTCATCTGTAGTTTTCACGGTCGTGCAGTAGCTCTCCCAATCAGAGATGGTGATTCCAGCAATACCTTCACAGAAGAAGCTGGGCCAGTCGGCGGTGAAGCCCAAGATCAGCGATGTTGGCGTGAAGACCATCCAACTGCAGGAGGGCGGCTCATCTAAGACAGCACTCATCAGAGCCAGGCTggatgacaaataggaactcacgctcgtcaacttccttagggctaactgTGACATATTTGCGTGAAAACTAgcagatatgctaggggtgcccaatgagttgatcgagcattgcctaaaagtcaatgcaaaagcCACCCCCAAGAAGCAACGACTGCGCCGGTTctcccccgacaagagggaggccatcaaaaaggagttagcaaaactacttgcgactggtttcattaaagaagtctaccacccAGAGTGGCTAGCTAAACCTATACTTGTTTtggaaaagaataataatgaatggaggatgtgtgtggattacatcGATCTCAACAGGCACTGCCCAAAAGATCCTTTCGCGCTCCGACGCATCGATCGAGTCATCGACCCCACGGTTGGCTGCATCCTGCTCTCTTTTCTTGattgctactcgggctaccatcagattgctatcaaggaagaagaccagatcaagacaacATTTATCACCCCGTTTGGAGTGTACGCCTACAAGACTGTCCTTCGGGCTGAAGAACGTACGAGCTACATATCAGTGAGCCATCCAGCTTTGCCTCGCTGATTAGCAACATTGCAATGTTGAAGCTtacatggatgacgtggtcgtaCAAGACCAGAAATCACGATGAGTTCATCTCCGACctcgaggaaaccttcaacagcttGCGCAAGTTCtagtggaagctcaacccaaccaagtgcatcTTCAGCGTACAGCAAGGGAAACTACTTGGTTTCATTAtcagtcaccgaggaattgaagccaactcGGAGAAGATTACTGGCATCACAGACATGGGAGCTCCACAGACAATCAAGGacatccagaagctcacagggtgcatggcggcctataacagattcatctcatgaCTTGGGGAAAGAGgattacctttcttcaagcttctGAAGcggcaagacaagttccagtggacagaGAAGGCGACGCAAGCACTGgaagatctcaagcatcatctttagTTGACATCCATCCTCACGGCTCCATTACCAGGCAAGATCCTACTACTATAAATTGTCGTGACTACTCACGTCATCAGCACAACCATCATGGTCAAGCGCCCCGAGAAAGGCCATGCATTAGGTGTGCAGCGCCCAGTGtatttcatcagcgaagtcctctctgaatctaatGTTCGTTACCCATCAATTCAGAAACTTCTCTACACTATACTCATCACCTCTAGGAAGTTCGCCACTATTTTGTCGAATACAAGATCTTAGTTgtcactgatttcccattggcggatatactTCAGAATGCCACTGGACGCATCTCctagtgggcagtggaactaggggctctCAGCATTGACTTCAAGCCTCGCACCAAGATCAAGTCGCAAGCACTAGTCaatttcatggcagagtggtgAGAAAATCAAGTTGCAGCTCTAGCCAACATGCCCGAACATTGgctcatgtactttgatggttctctcaagctcggaGGCAGCAGCGCAGGAGTTCTTTTCATATCTCCAACAAGCGAACAGCTCAAATACGTCTTCCAGATACTATTCGAGGTCTCCAACAACGAAGCTGAGTATGAGGCATTACTGCATGGGCTCCACCTGGCAGTCTCTCTTGGTATCAAGCAACTACTCGTCTACGGCGACTCCTTGCTGGtagttcaacaagtcaacaaggagtgggacatcaacaaagAAACCTTGGGTGTGTATGTTGCCGAGATACGCAAGCTGGAGAACAAGTTTTCCGACCTGTAAATCATCCATGTGATCTAGGATAATAACATGGGGGCTTACATGCTCTCGAAATTGGGCTCCAATCGAGCAAAAGTCCCACCAGGAGTTTTCGttcactgtcggtgttttactgccatGCCCACCGAaggatacccccaaggtggtgagtttgtaggtagggtgtcactgagatcaggaactcgaaggtgcaagaaacacaaagtttagacaggttcggaccaccAAGAGcgaataccctacatcctgtgtgtggtttgtattgacttaggtgttgatcgggtgatctcctgtttggagggggtccctgcctgtggcagaaccgcctgaattattccggctcaagtgcgctaatgattgccgtacaactgcaatcagctcaacgcacttcaaacggaacaatcccttggtctgtcgggtctccgcccgatacaaccatggttcaacaggatcaaagcaggtttacctcgctcGAAGGCGAGTTCCCATCActgaatagctcatcaacttttaatttacagacattcatacattattacaaaccgggttcaaacataagtaaatttatacaaacggtgtttaaactgacaagcgtaacagcttgtccaaactcacagcggaaagaaaagtttatgcgactacacacgtcgcgaaggcggacaccaagcttagcccagggcctggtgtcactccggagggtcactgccggccggggatgggtcccattccacggaccagccaaaaggaacggacgttggccacacaaggttgtccgtgggattctcgaaggtcatacctgaaacagacattggcaaggctgagtatactaatactcagcaaggcttacccgggtttgggtatactttagcccgtaactagactcatgaaggcattgtagaggctttgggtttattttcagctgaaaagcaacagagagtataacttaccttcaagttttagctttcagattctagtttgattagacattctaggtaagcacctatactaaacaagcaagatagagattatcatccatcaagattattccatcaacaattacactttttactcaatgtggcagaagggataagcagtctcaatcctcgtgagaggcggacgatctgaatcgaatttaaaccttgcaaggtaaacctaacacacacgcttggaagatccaacgatcgttccgaagcaaccgtttgcctttcattccgggtcgtggatcaggtccaccacaagcgactgtaggaccgtacgcacaccaattgtgcaggacatacgtctgtagcgtgactacaaaacccgtattcctgtctgccatgcagaacgtactcccgcacgttggtgcgtgggagaaccaaaatacgagtggtgggaggtatgtccacttgccgggccgattggttactaggcttaccgcttaccatatttcgcggtgtgtggctagtactttcaaacgcttagccaccactaccacatgctgcgaccttatccacttttaacaaaacagacagggtaaaccttcaggtcacgaTACAAcatatgaccctgtccatcatccttatagtggttacaggaatgtaaacattacaactcctatatcacgcgagtgacaggaaatcacccgacttttaccggtcctatttagcagagcatctaaacgataaggactcagtacaatacattgggttcctaagattttatgcaactagggtttcatttcaactcctagacgtaatgcaaaatatataaagtataagattgcgtattgtagtaatttgaaatactgggttatgcaccggggcttgccttcttgagtggggttgggggcaggagtgtcagaggcttccgaacttgagttcggggcttcagttagtccctcgacgacttgcgatgggtcttctgaaaagcctgggtcttgtcctaagaccaactcgtagtccccgtcgtcgagcgtcgttgattctatatgagatgcagtaAATTTAGTAAAGTAAGATTTAAAGTTAAGATCTTATATTATAAGAGTTTTAATTCatcaaattaacacacaagagtttataaaataGAGAGAGTTTAGGTTTGATACACGACTTATAAAGGACTCATAAAGATACTGCTAaattgttgcaaacaagaactaaaatatttaaatttgactTTGAAGTTAAACCCcaatttaatttcaaaactttaagcaaaagatcataaagttttggaaattatttatacactaaacattaacacattagagaatgacaagagatctcaattagaaagggttacacaacatgtttagctaatatttcaaattcgaaatgctcaaatcaaaagaagttaagtttaaaacaaatttgagtttggaATTTTAACACAAAGTTACTTATATCTAATAGAACatacatgccaaaaattcataagcaataAAGCAAGAAATATAAGAGTTAAACACAAAccaccccttaatcttaggtttaaaatagaggtaaaagtattttgtttcaaactgaacttcattagcaaaagtaatagagtttgaaatctagtttctaacaaaactaattttgccatttttggatttttctgtgaattgctatgaattttgcaagacagagaatacacccacatgaaataacaacttCTCTGTTACAAACCGGTCCCTAAGTTttacagataaccccctggaaagaattcAATCaatgcaattgggtccaaggcCATGGCTGGCGGTGaggggctcgggtccggccaaattccggccatgggggtcgccggcggtgaggagcaaggggagggggagcacgaggggatctcaggctacccaccggtggtcttgggcgggctggagatggccggaggagggctgtccacgggagaCTGAGCCGGCGGCCGAGGGTGAGCGGCGGCAGCGGtgctccggcgtccgggggaaggaggggccaggctggggaggtgcagtgggggccggggaaggtaggggtgctgccaatttggggagggagagggcggaggaggaAGTCCCGCGGTGGACCGAGCTCGACGGCGCTAATGGAAGGGCGGCGGCAGTAGGGTGTGCGAGCAGGACCGGGGCGGCTTTTTATAGCCAAAtgggaagagagaagagaggcaagAGCAAGTAATGCGTCGGTTTTGAGCTGCTATGGGGGCAAGAACCGGAGGATCATGGCGGCGGCagagacgccggcgagcggcgcttgCATGACCGcaggcggcgtggcgctcgggtgagGCGCCAGCAgcgggggctagagcggtggagggatggtgaggtgacgcgtgggcgagggaggagcaggaggtggagggcggcggccaggagcggcGCACTGCGCCAGCGGCAGGTGCGCCAGACGGGCAGcggcgcagagcagaggagcaggggcttagggaggaagaagggggaagaatGGAGTCGAGGACCGATTTGCAAAACCAAAGAAAcatagggacttcactgtaaagagcttgtaacttttaaaccagtgctcaaatggagatggtccaaaaagcaaaagtgcatagcttttcaaactctacaacttctctttaaggttcatctgcagttgagcaacagctttgaagatactataaacttagtactattttcaaactttatgtaaatcctaaagataaaactacttttacatatatatccaagggtaatttctcatatctttttgcaatttaaccacaagttaccatattttgcaaaacaaccctcatgcttttaaacttttccctccatttccacccattttgcataaaaggacctctagttaaaagtaaattatataaacaacactttttccttaacattacacatattaaacacacctttgccacactttgcacataaaaacataccaaactctagggtgtgaccatgctactTACCTGAGTATCAcactgcccgcccttatatagtttggagggacagggttacatgggagtcctagccaaatacgagctcaggagtcctacccgagtagtatTCGGATAGTtcccttctgttccgactagttttactactgtatgagtagttctactacgctacgagtagttacaacttgtgtagggcgtgggccatgtcccccCCTTATGCTATAAGATGTAGGTCATGTGCGCAGTCCTGTGGGCCTGGGTCTAACATTCATGACTACATCACTCGTCCATCAGGAAACCAGATCCTATGATCATCGATCGAGGTTCATCAGAACCTAGTCGAGAGGTCATGATGATCGAGGCCGACTGGCGGGTACCActcatcgacttcatcaaagACCAGAagctaccaccaggagttgacAAAAAGAAAGCCGATGCTGCACGCATCATCTGGCggagcaaagggtatgttctggTCAGCGACAAGTTATACAAACATGGTTCAGCAACAGGCGTCCTTATGAAGTGTGTTCCCGTCGAGGAAGGCAAAGAAATACTGCAAGAAATTTATGAAGGAGTCCATGACAATCATGCAGCATCAAAGACACTAGTCAAGAAAGCATTCAGGTCTCGGTATTACTAGCCAACAGCTTTGGCTGACGCCGAAGATCTCGTTCGTTGGTGTACCAATTGCCAGTTCTTGGCAGGTAGGCTCACGTCCTGGCGcacaacctcatcaccataccatcatcctggcctttcgcttgttggggcctggacatgattggGCCTCTGACTATGGCGCCAGGAATTTTTACCCATGTGTTAGTGGCCATCGACAAGCGtacaaagtggatcgagtacaagccgattacAAAGATCTCCGTGGATTGAGTAGTGagcttcatctgcgacatcctgcatcattttggcttccccaacactatcatcatagATCTTGGATCTAATTTCCACTCACACAAGTTCTAGGAATTCAGGGAGAATAACTCTATTGAGGtaaaatatgtctcggttgctcACCCACAGGCCAACGGCCAGGTTAAGCGCACCAACAGATTAATCATTGAAGGGCTAAAGAAAAGGCTCTACGACGAGAACAACAAAAAAGGGGGCAAGTGGATTCATGAGCTCTCCTCAGTTGTCTGGGGGCTTTGAactcaaccaagcaaagccacaggtcaATCGTCATTTTCTCTCATCTATGGGTCAGAAGCTATCCTCCCTGtggacatcatgtggaagtctccacgacTGGAGATGTATGAAGAATGTGAAGCAGATCAGGCAAGACATCTGGAGCTTGATTCAGCAGAACAAGTCAGATGCAATGCCTTCTTACAGTCAGCTCGTTACCTACAAGCCGTCCGACGCTACCATGACCGCAACGCATAGGAGAGGTCCTTCAGCGTCAGTGATTTGGTCCTtcgtcgcatccaagacgagacAGGGCTTCACAAGATCAACTCGCGATGGGAAGGGACTTTCATCGTCACCAAAGTTACACGACCGGGGACATACTGACTGCAAGACTCTGACAGCCAAGAGATACCAAACTCCTAGAACATCGATCACCTACGCCGTTTCAATCCCTAGATAACTTGTACACAAAGTTGTCAGCTGCAGTGCAGCATGTTTATCAATAAAGAGTTGGTTTAATCTTCAAACAACTACTTTTTGTCTCTAAGCTAGACTACATAACTCGGGAGTTTCAGCCACGGGTACTAACAATGTGTTAACTGTGATAAGTCACTAGAAGTACTCGGGGGCTGCCGCCACGAGTCCTTTCTGAACGACTACTTTCACACTTGCCCTACGGGCTGAAGTGCAAAGAATACATGCAAACGATTTTGACTACTTCAAGTACTAGCCTAACGGTTTGTAGGAACCAAATAGCATGAGTCATTGCGAGAAAGTGGAAGAGGCTTCCACGCCTATAAAAGCAATCGAGCATATCGCATTGTGCGAGTAAATCCTGTATGGGACTTTATGCTGGACACCAAGTCGTCGACCACCCCCAGAAGCATGGTCTTCTGAGTAGTTCTGCATTGGGTGTTCCGCATTCTTTATCTAAGTCCTATGATTTTTGATATTACTCTACGAGTAAGCACACCGAACACATCAACAGGCAACAACAAACAAAACATATATACATGATTACATACATGGACAAGTTGTTCAGCAATTACACATCATGTTCACTCCTGCTCCAAGCTACCTATTAACTTTTGAGCCACTAGCTTTGCTTCCTCGACAAACTCTGAGAATTTCTCCTCAGAGCAGTCGGTTACCATGCCATCTGTGAGTGGACTCAGATTGGCCTTTGGCCAATAGGACTTTACGAGCCCAAGGATGTGCGCTACATAAGTTCTGGTGCTCTTCGAGAtgtatccaaaatcatctgtgGGGCTTCatggagtcgctccagcagcgTCCTCTCGCTGATTACTCCCTCTTCTGGAGGATCTACCATATCTATGACTACTTGCACTGCACCCTTGAGCTCTTCAAGCTCTTTATCTTTCAGCTCCTTCTCAGCGGCCATGTTCCTGATTTGTGTCATGCACTCTACGAGTTTGGCATCTACATCTTGGAGCGCTTTGATCAGCTTCTCTGCATCATCTGAATAACGATACACAAGATTCTTCAAGTGAGTGATATCGTCATCCTTATTTCTTATGATATTATTCAGTTCGGTAAGCAAAAGGAGATGATGAAGTACTCGTACGAGttcagatactactttttgcgtATGgcaaaacaagataaagcagtCGACAGAGTATCACCTCAGTGAGTCTTAACTTGCAGTTTGTTCTTGTTCTTGAGATCTTCAATCTCCTTCTTCAGGAGCTAGACCTGTCGGGTATGCTTCTGTTTGATGGTGTACTTCACAGTTGATTCCTCAACTCGATGTTCTTGTAAATTTGCTTGCCAATCTGGCGATCTTTCTCCTGCAACTGGCAGAATCCATCTTCGACAGCTTGGAGCTTGTCTGACTTCTTCTTGGAGCGGTTGGCCAATTCCTAcccaacaaaacaaaacaattaGACAAGATTAACCAAGTTGACAAAGGCAATCATCTCCAGTCCAGGAAGCTTACCGTGGAAAACTTATACAGATCTTTAAATGTATCCTAGAACTGCTTTAGGGTTGCTGCCACTTCGGTGGAGTGACCAAATTGCCGCCTGAAGAAGTAATCGCAGCACCTTGTTGTGGAGGTgcaggctgctgctgctggataTCTGCTACCTCACCCATAACGATCAGAAGAATTTAGGTAAAGTAGATCATATCGGTGAGGGCAGCAATATCAACTTACCTGTGGGAATCTTTGGGGACTTCTCTTCGGCTTCGGTCATCTCCCCCATGGGTGGTTGGACTCCAAGGTCGGCCCCTCTGGCCTCTACGACGACACATTCTGGGGGCTCCTCCGGCACCGACGACTCGACGAGCATGACTATCGCCGGTACCGCACTCGACGCTGTGACATCCGACTTCTTCTTTGGCTCGGGGGCTAGAGTTTCTGTGGCATTGCCAGGCTTCTCCAAGCCCAGAGCAGAGGAAGGGCTACATACAAGAAGCAGCGACATGTTTTATGACAACGAATCTACAATTTACAAGTGAAAGCACTCAGATACTTACAGTGCAGACTTCTTTACTCCTAATCTTCCTTTTGAGTGGTCTAGGTCCTAGGATAGCACCTAAAGCACTCGCCAACGTGGCTTCGCCAGCCGAGGGTAGAGTTTGCTTCAGCAGGGA from Panicum hallii strain FIL2 chromosome 9, PHallii_v3.1, whole genome shotgun sequence includes:
- the LOC112873009 gene encoding uncharacterized protein LOC112873009, whose protein sequence is MGLDNSKMFTPSKAPFYSIIPGNAATPIGSVPLPVTFGTKGNYRMEYIKFEVANFESSYHTILGRPALAKFMAIPHYVYLLLKMPGKIGVLTFRGDLKKSYDCDQEAIEYASITRVPEASSVVFTVVQ